From Solea senegalensis isolate Sse05_10M linkage group LG7, IFAPA_SoseM_1, whole genome shotgun sequence, a single genomic window includes:
- the LOC122772173 gene encoding piggyBac transposable element-derived protein 4-like isoform X1, producing MFLSESEDELEHLQSDSLDSESSTCSLEEEEEEEGNYIPTGLPRGSHHRDFTDVESSEKEVEKTPLLRRATRKRCCSLSISPVSSSLKSLPKKCEQRPHRKKLHYAATPQKNSCPHPGRTVSTPRRKSGKKKGQAGTQLGAEEDEDDGGRWHNIDEDDIVPPQPRFRPEREVGPQLNRTANYTPLELFQLFFSTTVVNTLVRNTNAYGEKKYQSQRESWVHVTTADMYSFISLVLYMGLVPLKTLKEFWRGSKLFSLPFPASVMPCRRFLAISRSLHMNDPAAEATNDQKKGTAGYDRLCKIKPLYQHILEACHTFFHPHQHISIDERMVASKAKIGLKQYIKNKPTKWGFKLFVLADSTCGYTLNFFVYGGRDSEPTGKGIGYDAVMRLLNIPFLGKGYKLYVDNFYTSPALFRDLLERKIWACGTVRSTVAGYPKSKRNDMTKNTSRGAIRWIRNGKLLFVKWLDAREVSMCSTLHKAYSNDMVQRKVKNKDGQWTVKQVTIPGCIKDYNRHMGGVDLSDALIRYYNVLHKTQKWYKTLFYHFVDIATVNAFILHKEMCKLHNMPMITQKNFREQLILSLAEIGSTPRRSAPQNFMLPTSPFKVPSSVASASASNVPPTLSRSCCRVPLTAVSKETPGSFSKVPPPPLSNEEPSSTASDVPGLGHLPAYFVEQMSNVAPRKRATAGRRSCVVCKRKSPVYCRTCQKTLCFTTSRNCYSEWHRSNRICI from the exons ATGTTTCTGTCAGAGTCTGAAGATGAGTTGGAGCACCTTCAGTCGGACTCGTTAGACTCGGAGAGCAGCACTTGcagtctggaggaggaggaggaggaggagggaaactACATTCCGACAGGTTTGCCCCGAGGATCACATCA CAGAGACTTCACTGATGTGGAGAGTTCAGAGAAGGAGGTGGAAAAGACACCATTGTTAAGAAGAGCAACCAGAAAGCGTTGTTGCTCTTTGTCCATTTCTCCTGTGTCATCATCCCTGAAATCTCTACCTAAGAAATGTGAACAGCGTCCACACAGAAAAAAGCTCCATTATGCAGCTACACCCCAAAAAAACTCCTGCCCTCATCCTGGGAGGACAGTTTCCACACCACGTAGGAAGAGTGGAAAGAAAAAGGGGCAAGCAGGAACACAGCTTGGagcagaggaagatgaggatgatggaGGGCGGTGGCACAACATAGATGAGGACGATATTGTGCCTCCTCAGCCACGGTTCAGACCTGAGAGAGAAGTAGGTCCACAGCTCAACAGGACTGCAAATTACACACCACTTGAACTGTTCCAGCTTTTCTTTTCCACAACAGTTGTTAATACATTGGTGAGAAACACCAATGCTTATGGGGAAAAGAAATATCAGAGCCAGAGGGAAAGCTGGGTCCATGTCACAACAGCAGATATGTACTCCTTCATCAGCCTTGTTCTCTATATGGGTCTTGTGCCACTCAAAACCCTTAAAGAGTTCTGGAGAGGATCTAAGCTGTTCAGCCTGCCATTTCCCGCCTCTGTCATGCCTTGCAGACGCTTCCTAGCCATTTCCCGCAGTCTGCACATGAATGACCCTGCAGCTGAAGCAACAAATGACCAGAAGAAGGGGACAGCAGGGTATGATAGACTTTGCAAAATAAAGCCACTGTATCAGCACATTTTGGAGGCATGCCACACTTTTTTTCATCCTCACCAGCATATCTCTATAGATGAACGGATGGTGGCAAGTAAAGCAAAGATAGGACTCAAAcagtacattaaaaacaaacccacTAAATGGGGCTTCAAGTTGTTTGTGTTAGCTGACTCAACATGTGGTTACACTCTTAACTTTTTTGTGTATGGTGGGAGAGACAGTGAGCCTACAGGAAAAGGGATAGGATACGATGCTGTCATGAGACTGCTAAACATTCCCTTTTTAGGAAAAGGATACAAGCTCTATGTGGACAACTTTTACACCAGTCCAGCTCTATTCCGTGACCTTCTTGAGAGAAAAATCTGGGCATGTGGAACTGTCCGTTCCACTGTAGCTGGTTATCccaaaagcaaaagaaatgaCATGACCAAGAACACATCAAGGGGAGCTATCCGGTGGATCAGAAATGGGAAGCTGTTGTTTGTCAAGTGGTTAGATGCACGAGAGGTTTCGATGTGCTCCACTTTACACAAAGCATACAGCAATGACATGGTGCAGcgcaaagtgaaaaacaaagatggacagtggacagtgaagCAGGTAACTATCCCAGGCTGCATCAAAGATTACAATCGTCACATGGGTGGCGTCGACTTGTCAGATGCACTTATTAGATACTACAATGTTCTCCATAAAACCCAGAAATGGTACAAAACCCTGTTTTATCACTTTGTGGACATAGCCACTGTAAATGCATTCATCCTACACAAAGAAATGTGCAAATTGCACAACATGCCAATGATAACACAGAAAAACTTTAGAGAACAACTGATTTTGTCCCTGGCTGAGATTGGCTCTACTCCACGCCGGTCTGCTCCACAAAACTTTATGTTGCCCACCTCTCCTTTTAAAGTACCCTCTTCAGTGGCATCAGCCTCTGCATCCAATGTTCCGCCCACTTTATCCCGGTCCTGCTGCCGTGTGCCTTTGACTGCTGTGTCTAAAGAAACACCTGGCTCCTTTTCCAAAgtgccacctcctcctctgtccaaTGAGGAGCCCTCTTCTACAGCTTCTGATGTTCCAGGTTTAGGTCACCTGCCAGCTTATTTTGTAGAACAAATGAGTAATGTGGCCCCTAGGAAGCGGGCTACTGCTGGCAGAAGGTCATGTGTGGTCTGCAAAAGAAAATCACCTGTCTACTGCCGTACTTgtcaaaaaacactttgttttacaaCTTCAAGGAACTGCTATAGTGAGTGGCACAGAAGCAACAGGATCTGTATCTAG
- the LOC122772173 gene encoding piggyBac transposable element-derived protein 4-like isoform X2 has translation MFLSESEDELEHLQSDSLDSESSTCSLEEEEEEEGNYIPTGLPRGSHQDFTDVESSEKEVEKTPLLRRATRKRCCSLSISPVSSSLKSLPKKCEQRPHRKKLHYAATPQKNSCPHPGRTVSTPRRKSGKKKGQAGTQLGAEEDEDDGGRWHNIDEDDIVPPQPRFRPEREVGPQLNRTANYTPLELFQLFFSTTVVNTLVRNTNAYGEKKYQSQRESWVHVTTADMYSFISLVLYMGLVPLKTLKEFWRGSKLFSLPFPASVMPCRRFLAISRSLHMNDPAAEATNDQKKGTAGYDRLCKIKPLYQHILEACHTFFHPHQHISIDERMVASKAKIGLKQYIKNKPTKWGFKLFVLADSTCGYTLNFFVYGGRDSEPTGKGIGYDAVMRLLNIPFLGKGYKLYVDNFYTSPALFRDLLERKIWACGTVRSTVAGYPKSKRNDMTKNTSRGAIRWIRNGKLLFVKWLDAREVSMCSTLHKAYSNDMVQRKVKNKDGQWTVKQVTIPGCIKDYNRHMGGVDLSDALIRYYNVLHKTQKWYKTLFYHFVDIATVNAFILHKEMCKLHNMPMITQKNFREQLILSLAEIGSTPRRSAPQNFMLPTSPFKVPSSVASASASNVPPTLSRSCCRVPLTAVSKETPGSFSKVPPPPLSNEEPSSTASDVPGLGHLPAYFVEQMSNVAPRKRATAGRRSCVVCKRKSPVYCRTCQKTLCFTTSRNCYSEWHRSNRICI, from the exons ATGTTTCTGTCAGAGTCTGAAGATGAGTTGGAGCACCTTCAGTCGGACTCGTTAGACTCGGAGAGCAGCACTTGcagtctggaggaggaggaggaggaggagggaaactACATTCCGACAGGTTTGCCCCGAGGATCACATCA AGACTTCACTGATGTGGAGAGTTCAGAGAAGGAGGTGGAAAAGACACCATTGTTAAGAAGAGCAACCAGAAAGCGTTGTTGCTCTTTGTCCATTTCTCCTGTGTCATCATCCCTGAAATCTCTACCTAAGAAATGTGAACAGCGTCCACACAGAAAAAAGCTCCATTATGCAGCTACACCCCAAAAAAACTCCTGCCCTCATCCTGGGAGGACAGTTTCCACACCACGTAGGAAGAGTGGAAAGAAAAAGGGGCAAGCAGGAACACAGCTTGGagcagaggaagatgaggatgatggaGGGCGGTGGCACAACATAGATGAGGACGATATTGTGCCTCCTCAGCCACGGTTCAGACCTGAGAGAGAAGTAGGTCCACAGCTCAACAGGACTGCAAATTACACACCACTTGAACTGTTCCAGCTTTTCTTTTCCACAACAGTTGTTAATACATTGGTGAGAAACACCAATGCTTATGGGGAAAAGAAATATCAGAGCCAGAGGGAAAGCTGGGTCCATGTCACAACAGCAGATATGTACTCCTTCATCAGCCTTGTTCTCTATATGGGTCTTGTGCCACTCAAAACCCTTAAAGAGTTCTGGAGAGGATCTAAGCTGTTCAGCCTGCCATTTCCCGCCTCTGTCATGCCTTGCAGACGCTTCCTAGCCATTTCCCGCAGTCTGCACATGAATGACCCTGCAGCTGAAGCAACAAATGACCAGAAGAAGGGGACAGCAGGGTATGATAGACTTTGCAAAATAAAGCCACTGTATCAGCACATTTTGGAGGCATGCCACACTTTTTTTCATCCTCACCAGCATATCTCTATAGATGAACGGATGGTGGCAAGTAAAGCAAAGATAGGACTCAAAcagtacattaaaaacaaacccacTAAATGGGGCTTCAAGTTGTTTGTGTTAGCTGACTCAACATGTGGTTACACTCTTAACTTTTTTGTGTATGGTGGGAGAGACAGTGAGCCTACAGGAAAAGGGATAGGATACGATGCTGTCATGAGACTGCTAAACATTCCCTTTTTAGGAAAAGGATACAAGCTCTATGTGGACAACTTTTACACCAGTCCAGCTCTATTCCGTGACCTTCTTGAGAGAAAAATCTGGGCATGTGGAACTGTCCGTTCCACTGTAGCTGGTTATCccaaaagcaaaagaaatgaCATGACCAAGAACACATCAAGGGGAGCTATCCGGTGGATCAGAAATGGGAAGCTGTTGTTTGTCAAGTGGTTAGATGCACGAGAGGTTTCGATGTGCTCCACTTTACACAAAGCATACAGCAATGACATGGTGCAGcgcaaagtgaaaaacaaagatggacagtggacagtgaagCAGGTAACTATCCCAGGCTGCATCAAAGATTACAATCGTCACATGGGTGGCGTCGACTTGTCAGATGCACTTATTAGATACTACAATGTTCTCCATAAAACCCAGAAATGGTACAAAACCCTGTTTTATCACTTTGTGGACATAGCCACTGTAAATGCATTCATCCTACACAAAGAAATGTGCAAATTGCACAACATGCCAATGATAACACAGAAAAACTTTAGAGAACAACTGATTTTGTCCCTGGCTGAGATTGGCTCTACTCCACGCCGGTCTGCTCCACAAAACTTTATGTTGCCCACCTCTCCTTTTAAAGTACCCTCTTCAGTGGCATCAGCCTCTGCATCCAATGTTCCGCCCACTTTATCCCGGTCCTGCTGCCGTGTGCCTTTGACTGCTGTGTCTAAAGAAACACCTGGCTCCTTTTCCAAAgtgccacctcctcctctgtccaaTGAGGAGCCCTCTTCTACAGCTTCTGATGTTCCAGGTTTAGGTCACCTGCCAGCTTATTTTGTAGAACAAATGAGTAATGTGGCCCCTAGGAAGCGGGCTACTGCTGGCAGAAGGTCATGTGTGGTCTGCAAAAGAAAATCACCTGTCTACTGCCGTACTTgtcaaaaaacactttgttttacaaCTTCAAGGAACTGCTATAGTGAGTGGCACAGAAGCAACAGGATCTGTATCTAG